A genomic region of Candidatus Limnocylindrales bacterium contains the following coding sequences:
- a CDS encoding aminotransferase class I/II-fold pyridoxal phosphate-dependent enzyme — translation MEKFARIKRLPPYVFSIVNELKMEARRQGEDIVDLGMGNPDLPTPKHIVDKLCEAAYNPKNHRYSASAGIPNLRKAIADWYARRYQVELDPDTEVVTTIGVKEGLSHLVLALMGRGDVAFAPTPTYPIHAYSVIIAGGDLRSIPLTSGSDFMENLLEATKQTWPLPKLIIVSFPHNPTTVTVERPFFEELVEFAKAHDIIVIHDFAYADLVFDGYRAPSLMEVRGAKEVGVEFFSLSKSYSMAGWRVGFAVGNSEIIQVLKRIKSYLDYGVFQPIQIASIIALNGPQDCVEEIVRTYKNRRDVLVEGLNKAGWAIEKPKGTMFVWAKIPPKFIHLGSLEFAKFLIKEAKVAVSPGIGFGQYGDEYVRFALVENEKRIHQAVRSIKKIL, via the coding sequence ATGGAAAAATTTGCTCGTATTAAACGATTACCCCCCTATGTTTTTAGCATTGTAAATGAGTTAAAAATGGAAGCCAGACGGCAGGGTGAGGATATTGTAGACCTGGGAATGGGTAATCCCGATTTACCGACCCCTAAACATATTGTAGACAAACTTTGTGAGGCAGCCTACAATCCTAAAAATCATAGGTATTCTGCTTCAGCCGGAATTCCCAATTTAAGAAAAGCCATTGCGGACTGGTATGCTCGACGGTATCAAGTCGAACTTGATCCCGATACGGAGGTCGTTACAACCATTGGGGTTAAGGAAGGACTTTCCCATTTGGTTCTTGCCTTGATGGGACGTGGAGACGTTGCTTTTGCCCCCACGCCCACCTATCCCATTCACGCCTATAGCGTTATCATTGCAGGTGGAGATTTAAGGAGTATCCCTTTGACCTCGGGGAGTGATTTTATGGAGAATCTTTTAGAGGCCACCAAGCAGACATGGCCCCTTCCGAAGCTTATTATCGTGAGTTTCCCCCATAACCCGACCACCGTCACGGTTGAGCGGCCTTTCTTTGAGGAGTTAGTAGAATTTGCCAAAGCCCATGATATTATTGTGATCCATGATTTCGCCTATGCAGATCTTGTCTTTGACGGGTATAGAGCTCCGAGTCTGATGGAGGTCCGGGGAGCGAAGGAGGTAGGGGTTGAATTTTTCTCTCTTTCTAAAAGCTATAGCATGGCGGGATGGCGGGTTGGCTTTGCTGTGGGTAATTCGGAGATTATTCAAGTTTTGAAACGTATTAAAAGCTACCTGGATTATGGAGTATTTCAACCCATTCAAATTGCCAGTATTATTGCCCTTAACGGGCCTCAAGATTGTGTTGAAGAAATCGTGCGTACTTACAAAAACCGCAGAGATGTACTGGTAGAGGGATTGAACAAGGCGGGTTGGGCGATCGAAAAACCCAAAGGGACCATGTTTGTTTGGGCTAAAATTCCACCTAAATTTATCCATTTAGGATCCCTGGAATTTGCAAAATTTCTGATCAAAGAAGCAAAAGTGGCCGTCTCTCCAGGGATTGGATTCGGCCAGTACGGAGATGAATATGTAAGATTTGCCCTGGTTGAAAATGAAAAACGAATTCACCAGGCCGTTCGATCCATCAAAAAGATTTTATGA